CCAGGAACCAAACTTTTACCGAGAGTAAAAAGGTTGTCATCCGCAGACTTTAACCATATATTATAGAAAATTCATTTTTTAATTTTTATTACTAGGCGAGCCACTTTTTATTTTTGACTGATGAACCATAGTGTATAATTAACATATTGGTTCATTGAATGAGGCTTTGCCAGAGGAGAAAACCATGCCAAGACCGTCAAAACCGAGGATTATCGGTGTTAAACCGGAAATTTCGAATTTCAAACCCAGAGGAATCCCTTCAAAAAAGCTTAAATCTGTGAATCTTGCTCTTGATGAGTTCGAAGCAATAAGACTCGCTGACTATGAAGGTCTCTCCCATGAGGATGCTTCTGTCCTGATGAATATATCAAGACCAACGTTCTCACGTCTTGTGGAAAAAGCCAG
This window of the Denitrovibrio acetiphilus DSM 12809 genome carries:
- a CDS encoding DUF134 domain-containing protein codes for the protein MPRPSKPRIIGVKPEISNFKPRGIPSKKLKSVNLALDEFEAIRLADYEGLSHEDASVLMNISRPTFSRLVEKARVNIANFLVEGAELIIEGGNVEYRDCGCSNCKEGLPASRMERRNHMCPTTSK